One genomic segment of Sanyastnella coralliicola includes these proteins:
- a CDS encoding T9SS type A sorting domain-containing protein: MLLTFLSSESIAQCGYGGINWGDVTPAGVGNTVTLTNVWGGDQYSIQATAGCTYTVSTCGGGWDSQITIFDPGLTVAAYNDDFCGLQSQVTFTATTTGTYTVQVNEYFCGSNFTSLPSFTVTLDSCAALDGCNDPSACNYNAADSNANACCYDVCASIDLFDSFADGWNGATYQIYDSGGTVVASGTMLTGSFQTDALCLTEGCYTITAGGGTWDGEISWTYNDPVNGSTSGTAGTFTFVVGNTVTGCTDPTAANYDPLAQCDDGSCIDCFSSDPTGCPEIDLGADIAIPECSDPCENLTLTADYFETGETTDYEACGIAYNPPYPYNTGTQFSINTDDVWSDVISLPFDFCFYGTNYSQIIVGSNGVISFNLADAGGYCGWAFNESCPDPNLPLNSIFGIYHDIDPSVCGAARYAVLGTAPCRVFVVNYDGVCHFSCNAMTSTSQIVLYETTNVIEVYVEQKETCTGWNSGNALIGVQNATGTAGVTPDSRQTGPWTAGNEAWRFTPSGNSIVDINWYSQDDGFIGSGASIEICPDQDTEAFVAEAVYTLCDGSTITVADNVIVTCAQILLPVEWLDFQAKLISQDQEVLCQWQTATEINNEYFTVERSADGEIWEDIGNVLGAGTTTEPQSYQFVDRDPLFGVSYYRIRQTDYNGEFDHSIIRSVERLHSGFSVYPNPGNGVFRLQGAQKGNVKIYDSRGRQVQAHWMSRNELQLDVASGVYFFVLELGKGVEPLRQRVIIQR, encoded by the coding sequence GTGCTACTGACTTTTTTATCATCTGAATCCATTGCCCAGTGCGGGTATGGCGGAATAAATTGGGGTGACGTGACTCCGGCTGGGGTTGGGAATACCGTGACGCTTACCAACGTATGGGGTGGAGATCAGTACAGCATACAAGCTACGGCAGGGTGCACCTATACGGTATCGACCTGTGGTGGAGGATGGGATTCTCAGATCACCATTTTCGACCCGGGATTGACTGTTGCTGCTTATAACGACGATTTCTGCGGCCTCCAATCACAAGTAACATTCACTGCAACTACAACAGGAACCTACACCGTTCAGGTAAACGAGTATTTCTGTGGTTCGAACTTTACTTCACTTCCTAGTTTCACAGTGACCTTAGATTCATGTGCAGCGCTTGATGGCTGCAACGACCCTTCAGCCTGTAATTACAATGCGGCTGATTCGAACGCGAATGCGTGCTGTTATGACGTTTGTGCGTCCATAGACCTTTTTGATTCTTTCGCAGATGGATGGAACGGAGCGACGTATCAGATTTATGATAGCGGCGGAACAGTGGTGGCATCGGGGACGATGTTGACCGGTTCCTTTCAAACAGATGCGCTTTGCTTGACCGAGGGGTGTTATACGATTACTGCTGGTGGTGGGACATGGGATGGTGAGATTTCATGGACTTACAATGACCCAGTGAATGGAAGTACCTCAGGAACAGCTGGAACCTTCACCTTTGTGGTAGGGAACACAGTTACAGGGTGCACTGATCCGACTGCAGCAAACTATGATCCATTGGCCCAGTGTGATGATGGTTCTTGTATTGATTGTTTTTCCTCTGACCCCACAGGATGTCCAGAGATTGACCTAGGAGCAGATATTGCCATCCCAGAATGTTCTGATCCTTGCGAAAACCTCACTTTAACTGCTGACTATTTCGAAACTGGAGAGACGACAGATTATGAGGCGTGTGGAATCGCATACAACCCTCCATATCCTTACAATACGGGAACTCAGTTTTCCATCAATACAGATGACGTTTGGTCAGACGTGATTAGTCTTCCTTTCGATTTCTGTTTCTATGGGACGAATTACTCGCAAATCATCGTAGGTTCTAATGGAGTGATTTCTTTCAATCTGGCAGACGCTGGAGGGTACTGTGGATGGGCCTTCAACGAGAGTTGCCCAGATCCAAACCTTCCGTTGAACAGCATCTTCGGGATCTACCACGATATCGATCCTTCGGTTTGTGGTGCGGCGAGATACGCCGTGCTCGGTACAGCGCCATGTCGCGTTTTTGTGGTGAACTACGACGGAGTGTGCCATTTTTCATGTAACGCCATGACGAGTACATCACAGATTGTGCTTTACGAAACGACCAATGTCATCGAGGTATACGTAGAGCAAAAAGAAACCTGCACAGGCTGGAATAGCGGAAATGCATTGATTGGAGTTCAGAACGCGACTGGTACCGCAGGTGTGACTCCTGATTCACGTCAAACCGGTCCATGGACAGCTGGTAATGAAGCGTGGCGTTTCACTCCTAGCGGTAACTCGATCGTTGACATCAATTGGTACAGCCAAGACGATGGCTTCATTGGATCAGGGGCCTCGATTGAAATTTGTCCTGACCAAGACACGGAGGCTTTCGTTGCTGAAGCAGTATACACCTTGTGTGACGGTTCAACCATCACAGTAGCAGACAACGTGATTGTGACCTGCGCTCAAATTCTATTGCCAGTTGAGTGGCTAGATTTTCAAGCAAAGTTGATCAGTCAAGACCAAGAGGTACTCTGCCAATGGCAAACCGCCACCGAGATTAACAATGAATACTTCACCGTTGAACGATCCGCAGATGGCGAGATATGGGAAGACATAGGAAACGTTCTTGGCGCTGGAACAACTACTGAACCGCAGAGCTATCAATTCGTTGATCGTGATCCTCTTTTCGGGGTGAGCTACTACCGAATCAGACAAACAGACTACAACGGTGAATTCGACCACTCAATCATCCGCTCCGTTGAACGATTACACAGTGGTTTCTCCGTCTACCCAAATCCAGGAAACGGAGTGTTCCGCCTGCAAGGCGCCCAAAAAGGAAACGTCAAGATCTACGACTCCCGAGGCAGACAAGTCCAGGCGCACTGGATGAGCCGCAATGAGCTGCAGTTAGATGTAGCAAGCGGTGTGTATTTCTTTGTGTTGGAGCTAGGGAAGGGGGTAGAACCTCTACGTCAACGCGTAATCATTCAAAGGTAA
- a CDS encoding choice-of-anchor L domain-containing protein: MKHLVVILILLGTALGATAQCTNYTIDAGGGTWDSEISWELYDEGGLLVANDIAVVGYTVCLPAGCYSLNLLDSFGDGWNGANWVLYESGVAVATETMLNGAAETFQVSIGGAVCGSPAPCAEPFTFSAFGGTFDGEISWNLSDGAGNLVQSGFATTGVDLCLESDCYLLELFDSFGDSWNGATWTLVDFAGNTIGTGTLATGGYGYVQISIGGAACDPVNTDVITVESGSYTADQLITDVFLGDCLEATNVTYTGDAGAIGTFSNGSGIGIEEGIIITSGSVFNAPGPNTSGSAGTATGAAGSLLLDNISGVFTYDASVFTFEFTASTSQVTFTYVFASEEYPEFVCSGLNDVFGFFVSGPGYADNTNIAIVPGTSDPVTINNVNNNGDLCLPYYPAYYNDNAGSAVQYDGYTEPMEAVINTVPCQTYTITIAVADGGDSIYDSAVFLQAESFSAGVDVAAAAVAPGGGQSTSGTCEDYGSFLLVNNGDPFEEEVTVTFNFSGSAVAGVDYEDLVTSVTFQPGESWQTVDVTGILDQLDGIPETLTLQLDNVCSCTVPEPVTLYLCSSILLAVEWLEFEVVPEDEGRVAKCYWETISERNNSHFIIERSTDGNHWEAIGQVAGNGDSYDLLHYEFRDENPLIGLSYYRIKQFDFDGQWDVTETRAHFFKPDATPVVYPNPTTTGFYASGWNGEIKAVSLDGKVFSLTRNAESAYLTDHLAEGMYILQFVIEDEVFWRERLVVR; the protein is encoded by the coding sequence GTGAAGCACCTTGTCGTCATACTTATCCTCTTGGGTACTGCCCTTGGCGCGACTGCGCAATGCACGAATTATACCATCGATGCAGGCGGGGGTACGTGGGATTCTGAAATCTCTTGGGAGCTATATGACGAAGGTGGATTGTTAGTGGCCAATGATATCGCTGTTGTTGGTTATACAGTTTGTCTACCTGCTGGTTGTTATTCCCTCAATCTTCTTGATTCTTTTGGTGATGGCTGGAACGGTGCCAACTGGGTGCTGTATGAGTCTGGAGTTGCGGTGGCTACCGAGACCATGTTGAATGGTGCAGCCGAGACGTTTCAGGTCAGTATCGGAGGAGCCGTATGTGGCAGTCCAGCACCCTGCGCAGAGCCATTTACCTTCAGCGCTTTCGGGGGTACCTTCGATGGAGAGATTTCTTGGAACTTATCTGATGGTGCGGGAAACCTGGTTCAATCAGGATTCGCCACCACTGGTGTAGATCTCTGCCTTGAATCTGACTGCTACCTCCTCGAACTCTTTGATAGTTTCGGAGATAGTTGGAATGGAGCTACTTGGACCTTGGTTGACTTTGCGGGTAACACTATTGGTACCGGTACCCTGGCAACTGGTGGCTACGGTTATGTTCAAATTTCAATTGGGGGAGCTGCATGTGATCCAGTGAATACAGATGTGATTACAGTAGAGAGTGGTTCATATACTGCAGATCAGTTGATTACTGATGTGTTCCTTGGGGATTGCTTGGAGGCTACAAACGTAACCTATACCGGTGATGCAGGCGCGATTGGAACCTTCAGTAACGGAAGTGGAATCGGAATCGAAGAAGGAATCATTATTACCAGTGGTAGCGTGTTTAACGCACCGGGCCCAAATACCTCGGGCTCCGCTGGAACAGCGACAGGAGCCGCAGGTAGTTTGCTTCTGGATAATATCTCTGGGGTGTTTACCTACGATGCCTCTGTTTTCACTTTTGAGTTCACCGCCAGCACGTCTCAAGTGACCTTTACTTATGTCTTTGCATCTGAAGAATATCCTGAATTCGTGTGTTCAGGATTGAACGATGTCTTCGGGTTTTTCGTGAGTGGTCCAGGGTATGCAGACAATACCAACATTGCTATCGTTCCAGGTACTTCAGACCCGGTAACCATCAACAACGTGAACAACAACGGGGATTTGTGCTTACCGTACTATCCTGCTTATTACAACGATAACGCTGGTTCGGCAGTTCAATACGATGGATACACGGAACCAATGGAAGCCGTTATTAATACGGTGCCTTGCCAAACCTATACTATCACGATTGCTGTGGCAGATGGAGGAGACTCAATTTATGATTCAGCGGTATTCCTTCAGGCAGAAAGTTTCTCGGCTGGTGTAGATGTGGCAGCTGCAGCGGTGGCTCCGGGTGGCGGACAATCGACATCGGGAACCTGTGAAGATTACGGCAGTTTCTTACTCGTCAATAATGGCGATCCATTTGAAGAAGAAGTGACGGTGACTTTCAACTTCTCAGGGTCTGCAGTAGCAGGAGTTGATTACGAAGACCTTGTGACATCCGTGACATTTCAGCCCGGAGAGTCATGGCAAACGGTCGACGTGACGGGTATCCTTGATCAACTGGATGGCATACCTGAAACCCTCACCTTACAATTGGATAACGTATGTAGCTGTACTGTCCCTGAGCCTGTAACGCTTTATCTCTGCTCTTCCATTTTGCTCGCTGTAGAGTGGCTTGAATTTGAAGTGGTTCCAGAAGACGAAGGCAGGGTAGCCAAATGTTATTGGGAGACAATCAGTGAACGCAACAATAGTCACTTCATCATTGAAAGATCCACCGACGGAAACCACTGGGAAGCCATCGGACAAGTCGCAGGCAACGGAGATTCCTATGACTTGCTACACTATGAGTTCCGCGACGAAAACCCACTTATCGGACTATCATACTACCGCATCAAACAATTTGATTTCGACGGCCAATGGGATGTCACTGAAACTCGCGCTCACTTCTTCAAACCTGATGCAACACCTGTAGTTTATCCAAATCCAACGACTACAGGATTCTATGCTTCTGGCTGGAATGGTGAAATAAAAGCTGTTTCGCTTGACGGCAAGGTATTCTCGCTAACGCGGAACGCCGAATCGGCTTACTTAACTGACCACCTAGCGGAAGGGATGTACATCCTCCAGTTCGTCATTGAGGATGAGGTCTTTTGGCGGGAGAGGTTGGTTGTACGGTAA
- a CDS encoding nucleotide pyrophosphohydrolase — MTISEAQKQVDHWIKTIGVRYFHQLTNMAILTEEVGELARIIARRYGEQSEKESDKNRDLGDEMADVLWVLMCLANQCDVDLTEALQKNIEKKTNRDKDRHKNNPKLNS; from the coding sequence ATCACGATATCAGAAGCACAAAAGCAAGTGGATCATTGGATTAAGACCATTGGTGTCCGCTATTTTCATCAATTAACCAACATGGCTATCCTCACCGAAGAAGTTGGTGAGCTGGCGCGCATTATCGCTCGTCGATATGGCGAACAAAGCGAGAAAGAGTCGGACAAAAACCGTGACCTTGGAGATGAGATGGCCGATGTGCTGTGGGTATTGATGTGCCTCGCAAACCAATGCGATGTTGACCTTACTGAGGCTCTTCAAAAGAACATCGAAAAGAAGACCAATCGCGATAAAGACCGTCACAAGAACAACCCGAAACTCAATTCATGA
- a CDS encoding exo-alpha-sialidase yields the protein MKRLLPALLVLLIIGTLDASAQRKKKRKDLIEATSAEDRMASFEKKAQQDAASLVRGIEFRNVGPTIMSGRVVDVDVNPDRPQEFYVAYASGGVWFTNNNGTSFEPIADNLPTQNVGDIAVNWSNGHIWVGSGENNSSRSSYAGTGIYRSKDGGASWDYAGLPDSHHIGRIILDPANEEKAVIAVAGHLYTPNKERGLFVTTDGGKSWKNTLYVDETTSAIDLVAMDPEAQHLFAAMWERSRSAWNFIEGGNGSGVYESNDGGMTWELITKVENGFPSGPDCGRIGLTSYQGPKGRFLYAMVDNQALRPEEEKEEIAADTTLKKQDFEMMSKAEFLQLDSALVQLYLEDNYFPERYSVEVVFDMVSKDEIAPRALFDYLHDANAELFDTPVTGAEVYTYDLVEKRWTRTHEDYLDNVVYSYGYYFGLIRVHPANPNRLYIAGVPVLTSEDGGASWRSIQGDNQHVDHHALWLDPQDETHLISGNDGGINISWDGGESYVKCNSPSVGQFYTVAVDDAKPYRIYGGLQDNGVWVGPSNYQYSDGWHDSGKYPYEFLMGGDGMQVQVDTRSNESLYTGYQFGHYYRIDRETGDRSYIHPSHELGENPLRWNWQTPIHLSRHNQDILYMASNRFHRSMKKGSGMQTLSEELTKGGKKGNVPFGTSTSIDESPLQFGLLYLGTDDGKVWMSDNAGQDWNDISSGLPSNFWVTRVEASNHDPNRVYVTLNGYRFDHFDAMVYVSENRGTSWTRIGNDLPLEPVNVILEDPVEESILYLGTDHGLYVSMDRGTSFHRFSNNLPPVAIHDLVMQEREHDLVVGTHGRSIYVANMSYLQESINASDLMVFDVNPIRWNDGWGSNWSPWVKPWEPTVEVAFFSASSEDQSHTIEIWNSEGEQFFVEEITASPGVNIIEIEPILSEGKVDGVNQGREGREEMPLEAADNGKVYLPVGEYELRVSAGGVTEKTTLTIE from the coding sequence ATGAAACGTCTCCTACCTGCCCTCCTCGTTCTACTTATCATTGGAACCCTTGATGCTTCCGCGCAGCGAAAAAAGAAACGAAAAGACCTCATAGAAGCCACCTCAGCTGAAGACCGTATGGCGTCTTTTGAGAAAAAAGCACAGCAAGACGCCGCGTCGCTCGTCCGAGGAATTGAGTTCAGAAACGTTGGACCTACGATCATGAGCGGCCGTGTGGTTGACGTTGATGTTAACCCAGATCGTCCGCAAGAGTTTTACGTGGCTTACGCTTCTGGTGGTGTTTGGTTCACGAATAACAATGGAACAAGTTTCGAACCCATTGCTGATAATCTACCCACTCAAAACGTGGGCGACATCGCCGTAAATTGGTCTAACGGCCATATCTGGGTTGGAAGTGGTGAGAACAATTCATCGCGTAGCTCTTACGCTGGTACAGGTATCTACCGCAGCAAAGACGGCGGGGCTTCTTGGGATTATGCTGGGCTGCCTGACAGTCATCACATTGGTCGCATCATTCTCGATCCAGCAAACGAAGAAAAGGCAGTCATTGCCGTTGCCGGGCACTTGTACACCCCAAATAAAGAACGTGGTCTATTTGTCACAACAGATGGAGGAAAGTCATGGAAAAACACGCTCTACGTTGATGAAACCACGAGCGCCATTGACCTCGTGGCGATGGATCCAGAAGCGCAGCATTTATTCGCTGCCATGTGGGAGCGTTCACGTTCCGCTTGGAACTTCATAGAAGGCGGAAATGGTTCTGGTGTCTACGAAAGTAACGATGGTGGAATGACCTGGGAATTGATCACGAAGGTGGAAAACGGTTTCCCTTCTGGTCCTGATTGCGGGCGGATCGGCCTGACTTCATACCAAGGTCCGAAAGGGCGCTTTCTGTACGCTATGGTTGACAACCAAGCGCTTCGACCAGAAGAGGAAAAAGAAGAAATTGCGGCTGACACAACGCTCAAGAAACAAGACTTCGAAATGATGTCGAAGGCTGAGTTCTTGCAACTTGACTCTGCCTTGGTTCAGCTTTACCTAGAAGATAATTACTTCCCTGAGCGCTATTCAGTGGAAGTGGTTTTCGACATGGTTTCGAAGGATGAAATTGCGCCTCGTGCCTTGTTTGATTATTTACATGACGCTAACGCGGAATTGTTTGACACCCCAGTGACAGGCGCTGAAGTGTATACCTACGATTTAGTTGAAAAACGCTGGACTCGCACTCATGAAGATTACTTGGACAATGTGGTCTACAGTTATGGCTACTACTTCGGATTGATTCGCGTTCACCCAGCCAATCCGAACCGACTTTACATTGCCGGAGTTCCTGTATTGACTAGCGAAGACGGCGGTGCTTCTTGGCGCTCGATTCAAGGCGACAACCAACACGTAGATCATCACGCTTTGTGGCTTGATCCGCAAGACGAAACACATCTCATCTCTGGAAACGACGGCGGCATCAACATCAGTTGGGATGGTGGCGAAAGCTATGTGAAATGTAACTCACCATCTGTGGGTCAGTTCTACACTGTAGCTGTAGACGATGCCAAGCCTTACCGCATCTATGGCGGGCTCCAAGACAACGGAGTCTGGGTTGGTCCATCGAACTACCAATACAGCGATGGCTGGCACGACTCAGGGAAATACCCTTATGAGTTCTTGATGGGTGGAGACGGAATGCAAGTGCAAGTGGATACACGCAGTAACGAGTCACTTTACACCGGTTACCAATTCGGACATTACTACCGCATTGATCGTGAGACTGGTGATCGCTCCTACATTCATCCGAGTCATGAATTGGGTGAAAACCCATTGCGTTGGAACTGGCAAACGCCTATTCATCTTTCACGCCACAATCAGGATATTCTGTACATGGCTTCGAACCGTTTCCACCGTTCAATGAAGAAAGGAAGCGGAATGCAGACACTCTCCGAGGAGCTGACAAAAGGCGGCAAAAAAGGGAATGTTCCCTTCGGGACCTCTACTTCAATTGACGAGTCTCCGTTACAGTTCGGGCTACTCTACTTAGGCACAGATGATGGAAAGGTCTGGATGTCAGACAACGCAGGACAAGACTGGAACGATATCAGCTCCGGGCTCCCGTCTAACTTCTGGGTGACACGTGTTGAAGCCTCAAACCATGACCCGAACCGAGTGTATGTTACGCTCAACGGATACCGTTTCGACCACTTTGACGCGATGGTCTACGTTTCTGAAAACCGAGGCACTTCATGGACACGCATCGGGAATGACCTACCTCTAGAACCTGTGAATGTCATCCTCGAAGATCCGGTAGAAGAATCCATCCTCTACCTTGGAACAGACCATGGACTGTATGTAAGTATGGACCGCGGAACAAGCTTCCATCGCTTTTCAAACAATCTACCACCTGTGGCCATTCATGATTTGGTGATGCAAGAACGTGAACATGACTTGGTTGTTGGAACACATGGTCGATCGATTTATGTAGCAAACATGAGTTACCTACAAGAGTCGATCAACGCCAGTGACCTCATGGTCTTTGATGTTAATCCAATCCGCTGGAATGACGGCTGGGGTAGCAATTGGAGTCCATGGGTAAAACCGTGGGAACCAACAGTTGAAGTAGCATTCTTCTCCGCAAGCAGCGAAGATCAATCCCACACCATTGAAATCTGGAACAGCGAAGGCGAGCAGTTCTTCGTTGAAGAGATCACCGCATCTCCAGGCGTTAACATCATCGAAATCGAACCCATCCTCTCCGAAGGGAAAGTTGATGGTGTTAATCAAGGCCGTGAAGGCAGAGAAGAAATGCCATTAGAAGCAGCCGACAACGGAAAAGTCTACTTACCGGTTGGGGAGTATGAGTTGAGAGTGAGCGCTGGAGGCGTCACAGAAAAGACAACGTTGACTATAGAATAG
- a CDS encoding RBBP9/YdeN family alpha/beta hydrolase, which translates to MIINIPGLRNSPQDHWQSYFEKELGDQCLRVQQENWEEPDCETWIQRMEEVLSNHPHEELILTGHSIGCMAIVHWVKKYGHQIKGALFVAPSDPEKPSYPLYITGFAPIPMDKLPFPSIVVASTNDFVTDFLRSKEFAKAWGSELVVLEGAGHIEGKSGYGEWKEGLTLLERLKA; encoded by the coding sequence TTGATCATCAACATCCCCGGCCTCCGAAACTCACCGCAAGACCATTGGCAGAGTTATTTTGAAAAAGAACTTGGCGATCAATGCCTACGCGTGCAGCAAGAGAACTGGGAGGAACCAGATTGTGAAACGTGGATCCAACGAATGGAGGAGGTGTTGTCAAATCATCCGCATGAAGAGTTGATTTTGACCGGACATTCAATCGGATGCATGGCGATTGTGCATTGGGTGAAAAAGTACGGTCATCAAATCAAAGGCGCATTATTCGTGGCTCCTAGCGATCCTGAAAAACCAAGTTACCCTTTATACATCACTGGTTTCGCACCCATTCCGATGGATAAACTGCCCTTCCCATCGATTGTAGTGGCAAGTACAAATGATTTCGTCACGGATTTTCTAAGGTCAAAGGAGTTTGCCAAAGCTTGGGGAAGTGAATTGGTCGTACTAGAAGGCGCCGGACATATTGAGGGGAAGTCAGGGTATGGTGAGTGGAAGGAAGGGCTTACTCTTTTGGAGAGGCTTAAGGCCTAA
- a CDS encoding DUF3124 domain-containing protein: protein MKPWIFALTVITVLFACDNEPHVQFPEENWSDRVATMQNTDSMAHGKTYLSVYSQIYSFSQQRKYNMTGMVSLRNLSESDTVYILRADYFNTVGKNIRSYVKKPVFLAPMETIEIVIAQSDVEGGTGSNFLFEWKTPSGCPEPLFEGVMNSMEGALGASFTTTGKRIE from the coding sequence ATGAAACCATGGATTTTTGCATTGACAGTAATTACAGTTCTATTCGCTTGTGATAATGAACCTCATGTCCAATTTCCAGAAGAGAACTGGTCTGATCGTGTCGCGACAATGCAGAATACTGACTCCATGGCGCATGGGAAGACGTATTTATCTGTTTATTCTCAGATATATAGTTTCTCTCAACAAAGAAAGTACAACATGACCGGGATGGTCAGTCTTCGGAATTTGAGCGAATCAGATACCGTATATATCCTAAGAGCCGACTACTTCAACACAGTGGGAAAGAATATTCGTTCTTATGTCAAAAAACCAGTATTTCTAGCTCCTATGGAAACCATTGAAATCGTAATTGCGCAGTCTGACGTTGAGGGAGGAACTGGATCGAACTTCTTATTCGAATGGAAGACTCCGAGCGGATGTCCAGAACCACTTTTCGAAGGTGTCATGAACTCAATGGAAGGTGCACTAGGTGCCTCATTCACCACTACCGGAAAAAGAATCGAATAG
- a CDS encoding MarC family protein: MHELITKLLFLFAVIDPIGSVPVYLEATREFDDFSKKKIAIRASAVAFMILLFFIVVGQLIFEGMEVSIDAFQISGGVILFLFALTMIFGDGKPEKEKTRITDYRHVTVFPVAIPSIASPGAIMAVVLLTDNQIYSVQEQMVTTLLVAIIITLTALLLLVANRVQKIIGDYGIMVISKIMGLILGAYAVQNILSGIKDYFFSS; the protein is encoded by the coding sequence ATGCATGAATTGATTACTAAACTCCTCTTTCTATTCGCTGTAATTGATCCAATTGGATCAGTCCCCGTTTATCTGGAAGCTACCAGAGAATTTGATGACTTCAGCAAAAAGAAAATTGCCATCAGAGCCTCTGCTGTAGCCTTCATGATTCTGCTGTTTTTCATCGTTGTGGGCCAGTTGATCTTTGAAGGTATGGAGGTCTCCATCGATGCGTTCCAAATTTCTGGAGGCGTCATCCTCTTTCTCTTCGCATTAACCATGATCTTCGGCGACGGTAAACCTGAAAAGGAGAAAACCCGAATCACAGACTACCGGCACGTAACGGTATTCCCGGTGGCCATACCGTCTATCGCATCTCCAGGAGCGATTATGGCTGTTGTACTCCTCACAGACAATCAAATTTACAGTGTGCAAGAACAAATGGTTACTACTCTTCTTGTCGCAATAATTATCACACTCACGGCTCTACTTCTTCTTGTCGCCAACAGAGTTCAAAAGATTATTGGAGACTATGGAATTATGGTTATTAGTAAGATCATGGGGCTCATATTAGGAGCATACGCTGTTCAAAACATTCTCTCCGGCATCAAAGACTATTTCTTCAGTAGCTGA